In a genomic window of Zingiber officinale cultivar Zhangliang chromosome 9B, Zo_v1.1, whole genome shotgun sequence:
- the LOC122022822 gene encoding delta(3,5)-Delta(2,4)-dienoyl-CoA isomerase, peroxisomal — MSLSSVGLQIAQGSEYFILLSRTTGTETLRIAMADDEIEAAEAAAAELKRGFETLEVTQPDPSVPVYFLYLNRPAHRNALTPISFAELPRALALLDRLPSARAIVLTGRGPHFCAGIDLSSLASLASVPSDDRAVASELLRRRILALQSAISAVERCRKPVVAAIHGACIGGGVDLVAACDIRCCDEGAYFAVKEIDLALAADLGSLQRLPAIVGYGNATDMALTGRRVAAEEAKAMGLVTRVFPSSAALAAGVTDLARGLAEKSTVAMTGTKAVMLRSRDLTVDQGLEHVATWNAAMLMSRDLEEAVRAQIEKRKPKFSKL; from the exons ATGAGTTTGAGTTCTGTTGGTCTTCAAATTG CACAAGGGAGCGAGTACTTTATCCTACTCTCGAGAACGACAGGAACGGAGACTCTGCGAATCGCCATGGCGGACGATGAGATCGAGGCGGCAGAAGCGGCGGCGGCGGAGCTCAAGCGGGGATTCGAGACGCTGGAGGTGACTCAGCCGGACCCCTCGGTCCCCGTGTACTTTCTCTACCTGAACCGCCCGGCCCACCGCAACGCCTTGACTCCCATTTCCTTCGCCGAGCTTCCCCGCGCCCTCGCCCTCCTCGACCGCCTCCCCTCCGCCCGAGCGATCGTGCTCACCGGCCGCGGCCCGCACTTCTGCGCGGGAATTGATCTCTCCTCCCTCGCCTCCCTGGCGTCCGTCCCCTCCGACGACCGCGCCGTCGCCAGCGAGCTCCTCCGCCGCCGGATCCTCGCCCTCCAGTCCGCGATCTCTGCCGTCGAACGGTGCCGGAAGCCGGTGGTCGCTGCGATCCACGGCGCCTGCATCGGCGGAGGGGTGGATCTAGTCGCCGCCTGCGACATCCGGTGCTGCGACGAGGGGGCCTACTTCGCGGTCAAAGAAATAGATCTCGCCCTGGCCGCCGATCTGGGCTCGCTGCAGCGCCTTCCGGCGATCGTCGGGTACGGGAACGCCACAGACATGGCGCTCACTGGGCGGAGGGTGGCGGCGGAGGAGGCAAAGGCGATGGGGCTCGTCACCCGCGTCTTCCCCTCCAGCGCCGCCCTGGCGGCGGGCGTCACCGACCTAGCCAGGG GATTGGCTGAGAAATCGACGGTGGCGATGACGGGAACGAAGGCAGTGATGCTGAGGAGCCGAGATCTGACGGTGGACCAGGGCCTAGAGCACGTGGCGACGTGGAACGCTGCGATGCTGATGTCGCGTGACCTGGAGGAAGCCGTCCGGGCCCAGATAGAGAAGCGCAAGCCCAAGTTCTCCAAGCTGTGA
- the LOC122023670 gene encoding premnaspirodiene oxygenase-like: protein MELWLPSLPLSLSFLLLLLLVLRRWLRSKSSKNTGPEFPGPWHLPLIGSLHHLVGALPHHALRDLARRHGPVMRLRVGQVDQIVLTSREGAQQILKAQDANFAFRPELTAAKIIAYGCRDVAFSNGEYWRQLRKLCVMELLGAKRVKSFASLRAEQVSLLMRDVGYAATAGKEINLGARLNELTNSIVVQASFGRRCPQQKKFMDTIKEVIKMSSGFSVGDLFPSLKIMDVLTGFSTKLIHYHKKLDAILEETIQEHLQGRRDDEEDLIDILLRLKDQGDLEVPISYESIKALVIDLFAGGTETTANTIEWAMSELILHPQAMNRAQTEVREAMKGKGYVEESDVPQFAYIHSVVKETLRLHPPFPLLFPRVGQETTQVLGYTIPAGTRVLINVWALARDPKYWHHGESFKPERFQEGDDKEFKGNDFEFLPFGAGRRMCAGMSFGLSTLELALAQLLFHFDWALPKGMAAGDVDMTETFGASASRKINLHLVPSPRFPLSS from the exons ATGGAGCTCTGGTTGCCTTCTCTTCCCCTGTcactctccttcctcctcctgctgctgctggtCCTGAGGAGATGGTTGAGGAGCAAATCCAGCAAGAACACGGGGCCGGAGTTCCCCGGCCCATGGCATCTGCCCTTGATCGGCAGCCTGCACCATCTCGTCGGCGCGCTGCCTCACCACGCGCTCCGTGACCTCGCCCGCAGGCACGGGCCGGTGATGCGCCTCCGCGTGGGGCAGGTGGACCAGATCGTGCTCACCTCCCGCGAGGGCGCGCAGCAGATCCTCAAGGCACAGGACGCCAACTTCGCCTTCCGCCCCGAGCTCACCGCCGCCAAGATCATCGCCTACGGCTGCCGCGACGTCGCCTTCTCCAACGGCGAGTACTGGCGCCAGCTCCGCAAGCTCTGCGTCATGGAGCTGCTCGGCGCCAAGCGCGTCAAGTCCTTCGCGTCACTGAGGGCGGAGCAAGTGTCCCTCCTCATGAGGGACGTCGGCTACGCCGCCACCGCCGGCAAGGAGATCAACCTCGGGGCGAGGCTCAACGAGCTGACCAACTCCATCGTCGTCCAGGCCTCCTTCGGCCGGAGATGCCCGCAGCAGAAGAAGTTCATGGACACCATCAAAGAGGTGATCAAAATGTCCAGCGGATTCAGCGTCGGAGATCTCTTCCCCTCGCTGAAAATCATGGACGTCCTCACCGGGTTCAGCACCAAGCTGATCCACTACCACAAAAAGCTGGACGCGATCCTCGAAGAAACAATCCAGGAGCATTTGCAGGGCCGGAGAGACGACGAGGAGGACCTTATCGACATCTTGCTCAGGCTCAAAGATCAAGGCGACCTAGAAGTGCCCATCTCGTACGAAAGCATCAAGGCTCTCGTCATC GATCTATTTGCCGGAGGGACTGAAACCACAGCCAACACCATCGAATGGGCCATGTCAGAGCTCATCTTGCACCCTCAAGCAATGAACAGAGCGCAGACGGAGGTTCGAGAAGCCATGAAAGGGAAAGGCTACGTGGAAGAGAGTGATGTTCCACAGTTCGCCTACATTCATTCCGTCGTCAAAGAAACTCTCCGATTGCACCCTCCCTTCCCCCTTTTATTTCCAAGAGTTGGCCAAGAGACCACTCAGGTTCTCGGCTACACAATTCCAGCCGGAACAAGAGTCCTCATCAACGTCTGGGCACTCGCAAGGGATCCAAAATATTGGCACCACGGCGAGAGCTTCAAGCCGGAGAGGTTTCAGGAGGGCGACGACAAGGAGTTCAAAGGCAATGACTTCGAATTCCTCCCTTTCGGCGCTGGAAGAAGGATGTGCGCCGGCATGTCCTTTGGCTTGTCCACTTTAGAGTTGGCCTTGGCTCAGCTCCTGTTTCACTTTGATTGGGCACTGCCTAAGGGGATGGCAGCAGGAGATGTGGATATGACTGAAACTTTTGGAGCCAGTGCCTCGAGAAAGATTAATTTGCACCTGGTTCCTTCTCCTCGTTTCCCTTTAAGTAGCTAA